Proteins from a genomic interval of Bacteroidota bacterium:
- a CDS encoding glycosyltransferase family 4 protein translates to MRIGHYVAHWSKGGLENYVRRLASTHVEAGHDVRMLKLSGAPGIDGAGEVAVVNDGLALAAAARDLDALHLHYAVAPEVYDAAPAIRTLHVHTSYCPSGKKFLARAGRPCDRSYNRLTCLASHVTQRCGSLKRANLQRLFGQTRNDYDARGRAHWHAISTFQVEWLRRTGYPESRTRLILHAGPEPRDVSPPPAEGVPRFAFVGRLSKVKGADWLLRALARTTAPLHLDVVGDGELSDRLPTLAEELGIADCVTFHGWVEPSDVAGIVTQARAVLAPSLWPEPAGLTALEAGANGRAFVASAAGGFLDSVVDGETGLLVPPSDDAALASALDRLADDYEFAVRLGKAGRERVAHGFRWTDHVAAVDALYAEAIAAHQVGANR, encoded by the coding sequence ATGCGAATCGGGCACTACGTCGCGCACTGGTCGAAAGGCGGGCTGGAGAACTACGTTCGCCGCCTCGCTAGCACCCACGTTGAGGCGGGGCACGATGTCCGGATGCTGAAGCTCTCGGGCGCGCCTGGTATCGACGGGGCGGGGGAGGTGGCCGTGGTAAACGACGGCCTGGCACTCGCTGCGGCCGCGCGTGATCTCGATGCGCTCCACCTGCACTATGCGGTCGCTCCTGAGGTCTACGATGCTGCACCGGCCATCCGCACGCTCCACGTCCACACGTCATACTGCCCCTCGGGCAAGAAATTCCTAGCCCGCGCCGGGCGGCCCTGTGATCGGTCCTACAACCGGCTGACATGCCTCGCCAGCCACGTCACGCAGCGCTGCGGCTCGCTGAAGCGCGCCAACCTCCAACGCCTCTTCGGGCAGACCCGTAACGACTATGACGCGCGCGGTCGTGCGCACTGGCATGCCATCAGCACGTTCCAGGTCGAGTGGCTGCGGCGCACAGGCTATCCCGAATCGCGCACGCGGCTCATCCTCCACGCAGGCCCCGAACCGCGCGACGTGTCGCCGCCGCCCGCCGAGGGCGTTCCACGCTTTGCGTTCGTGGGGCGTCTCAGCAAGGTGAAAGGCGCCGACTGGCTCCTGCGTGCGCTCGCCCGAACGACGGCCCCGCTGCACCTCGACGTGGTCGGTGATGGGGAACTGTCGGATCGGCTGCCGACGTTGGCGGAGGAGTTGGGGATTGCAGACTGCGTCACGTTCCATGGGTGGGTGGAGCCGAGCGATGTGGCGGGCATCGTGACTCAGGCGCGCGCCGTGCTGGCGCCGTCGCTATGGCCCGAGCCAGCGGGGCTGACGGCCCTCGAAGCCGGAGCCAACGGGCGCGCGTTCGTCGCGAGCGCAGCAGGGGGCTTCCTCGATTCTGTTGTCGATGGCGAAACGGGCCTCCTCGTTCCGCCTAGCGACGACGCAGCGCTGGCCTCCGCCCTGGACCGGCTCGCCGATGACTACGAGTTCGCCGTTCGGCTGGGAAAAGCCGGGCGGGAGCGCGTCGCGCACGGATTTCGCTGGACCGACCACGTCGCGGCTGTAGATGCGCTCTACGCCGAGGCCATCGCCGCGCACCAGGTGGGAGCAAATCGGTAG
- a CDS encoding N-acetylmuramoyl-L-alanine amidase, whose amino-acid sequence MRSLILLALAAFAALPALSADIQRVSITERSDGQGYVVRLHTVGVLSQFEVRQVAPELVELVVQDAYLVEGAQRDGATGIVQDYSVRNRDGSVVLSFQLAAPATATAYPDRDTDDLLLGLAYTEPQPVSPFFAEETGENWRLDCVVIDAGHGGHDPGTHGHGIREKDVTLSVALKVGQYVEERLGMNVVYTRTSDRFVELHERGRIANEQCGKLFISIHANAAGSARARGTETFFIGQHKADDAREIMERENSVVDLEADQSHYEGLGDMSMVLQSMASSAYQTESEHLASLIEGQFSERARRRSRGVKQAGFLVLWRASMPAVLVELGFLSNRNEARFLASEEGQDLLASGLYRAIRDYKERYEAGLGLDPTAPDHVAARD is encoded by the coding sequence TTGCGCTCCCTGATCCTGCTCGCGCTGGCCGCGTTTGCGGCACTGCCGGCCCTCAGCGCCGACATCCAGCGGGTCTCGATCACCGAGCGGTCCGACGGACAAGGCTACGTGGTGCGCCTGCACACAGTGGGAGTTCTTTCCCAGTTTGAAGTACGTCAGGTCGCCCCCGAGTTGGTCGAGCTCGTCGTGCAGGATGCCTACCTCGTTGAGGGGGCGCAGCGCGACGGAGCCACTGGCATCGTACAGGACTATTCTGTACGCAACCGTGACGGCAGCGTGGTGCTCAGCTTCCAGCTAGCAGCCCCTGCCACCGCTACGGCCTACCCGGACCGCGACACCGATGACCTGCTGCTCGGCCTCGCCTACACCGAGCCCCAGCCCGTCAGTCCTTTCTTCGCAGAAGAGACCGGCGAGAACTGGCGCCTCGACTGTGTGGTGATCGACGCGGGACACGGCGGGCACGACCCCGGCACCCACGGCCACGGCATCCGCGAGAAGGATGTCACGCTGTCGGTCGCCCTCAAGGTCGGCCAGTATGTCGAGGAGCGTCTCGGCATGAACGTCGTCTACACCCGCACCAGCGACCGCTTCGTGGAACTCCACGAGCGCGGCCGGATCGCCAACGAACAGTGCGGCAAGCTCTTCATCTCGATCCACGCCAACGCGGCGGGCAGCGCCCGCGCACGGGGCACGGAAACGTTTTTCATCGGCCAGCACAAGGCCGACGATGCCCGCGAGATTATGGAGCGCGAAAACAGCGTCGTCGACCTCGAAGCGGATCAGTCGCACTACGAAGGCCTCGGCGACATGTCGATGGTGCTCCAGTCGATGGCATCCAGTGCCTACCAGACCGAAAGCGAGCACCTCGCCTCGCTGATCGAAGGGCAGTTCTCTGAGCGGGCCCGGCGCAGAAGCCGCGGCGTCAAGCAGGCGGGCTTCCTCGTCCTCTGGCGCGCCTCGATGCCGGCCGTCTTGGTCGAGCTCGGCTTCCTGAGCAACCGCAACGAAGCGCGCTTCCTCGCCTCCGAAGAGGGGCAGGACTTGCTCGCCAGCGGCCTCTACCGTGCCATCCGCGACTACAAGGAGCGCTACGAAGCCGGCCTCGGTCTCGACCCGACCGCGCCCGACCACGTCGCCGCCCGCGACTGA
- a CDS encoding adenine phosphoribosyltransferase — translation MTLAEAVRTVPDFPKPGIQFKDITPILADPALLVRAVDQLVAPFAGQGITHVVGIESRGFILGAMLADRLGAGFVPVRKPGKLPGETARESYALEYGSDALDIHIDAFAATIDAGDGAQVLVHDDVIATGGTAAATARLVERAGGTLAGFAFLIELDVLDGRTKLPDGAPVHAILHYD, via the coding sequence ATGACCCTCGCCGAGGCTGTCCGCACCGTTCCCGACTTCCCGAAGCCGGGCATCCAGTTCAAAGACATCACGCCGATCCTGGCCGACCCGGCGCTGCTCGTCCGCGCCGTCGACCAGCTCGTTGCGCCGTTTGCCGGACAGGGCATCACGCACGTGGTCGGAATCGAGTCGCGGGGGTTCATTCTCGGGGCGATGCTGGCCGACCGGCTCGGGGCTGGCTTCGTGCCTGTGCGCAAGCCCGGCAAGCTACCCGGCGAGACCGCCCGCGAGTCCTACGCCCTCGAATACGGCTCCGACGCGCTCGACATCCACATCGACGCCTTCGCCGCGACCATCGACGCGGGAGACGGCGCGCAGGTGCTCGTCCACGACGACGTAATCGCGACCGGTGGGACCGCCGCTGCCACGGCACGCCTCGTGGAGCGAGCGGGGGGGACGTTAGCAGGCTTCGCGTTCCTCATCGAACTCGACGTTCTCGACGGGCGCACCAAGCTGCCCGACGGGGCGCCTGTCCACGCTATTTTGCACTACGACTGA